The proteins below are encoded in one region of Lactuca sativa cultivar Salinas chromosome 3, Lsat_Salinas_v11, whole genome shotgun sequence:
- the LOC111890093 gene encoding G-type lectin S-receptor-like serine/threonine-protein kinase At4g27290: protein MILIAPHLFFFFFFFLLSIPSLSSGANTLSVNQSLSGNQTLISLAETFELGFFKSGESSTYYIGIWYKKVKTRTIVWVANRDTPIANIFSSKLQILNGNLVLLDESNTQIWSTNITPTPTPTTSAVLLDDGNLVLRYDSSSISITPIWQSFDHPTNTFLPGGKFGYNKQKNTKQIITSWKSTEDPATGPFSLEVDQDEKQYVIKWNRSVEYWASGSWNGRIFSSLPEMRLNYIYNFSYVDNENESYFTYSLYNPSYISRLIMDVSGQIQQQTYLESLDQWNLFWTQPRSQCQVYAFCGPFGTCSQTELPFCSCLTAFVPKSLNDWNLSDFSGGCVRRTEFDCGIKEEKPGFIQGYVPVNYLSTFLETETPESEMGESACRRSCLEDCSCDAYSFILKICRLWNSENLNNVSLLFVSDDVNSRTFPVNIKVSSSDLPNSSTKIKTKVLVVGIVSGFCGLVFLCSIGIIFYRRLKRKGSRDNGENFEREFQENGRNVRYLVDPGILSAEDRKGIDVPFIEFKTILSATDYFSLANKLGQGGFGPVYKGILPGLGEVAVKRLASQSGQGLKEFKNEVLLIGKLQHRNLVRLLGYSMKDHEMILLYEYMHNKSLDRFIFDRTLSVCLDWDLRFDVIMGIARGLLYLHQDSRLRIIHRDLKASNVLLDEDMNPKISDFGLAKIVKGQETEDNTTRVVGTYGYMSPEYALDGFFSVKSDVFSFGVVILEIISGKRNTGYYHNQEAFSLISYAWGLWKSKRPLELVDLALVETCNSIEVLRCMIVGLLCIQEDPRDRPTMVNVVLMLGMDIESLPDPKEPAFVSKRSIDRLPSTSSKSEINQLTVTQEEGR, encoded by the exons ATGATTCTAATAGCTCctcatctctttttctttttctttttctttttgttatccATTCCTTCTCTCTCATCTGGAGCTAACACTTTATCTGTGAATCAATCTCTCTCTGGAAACCAGACCCTTATCTCTCTTGCTGAAACTTTTGAATTGGGTTTCTTTAAATCAGGTGAGTCTTCCACCTATTACATAGGAATTTGGTACAAGAAAGTCAAAACAAGAACCATAGTCTGGGTAGCAAATAGAGATACACCCATCGCCAATATATTCTCTTCTAAATTACAAATTCTAAATGGTAACTTAGTGCTCTTAGACGAGTCAAACACCCAAATTTGGTCAACAAATATAACCCCAACACCTACACCCACAACATCAGCAGTTCTTCTTGATGATGGTAATTTAGTTTTGAGATATGATTCAAGTTCAATTTCAATCACACCAATTTGGCAAAGTTTCGATCATCCAACCAATACTTTCTTGCCTGGTGGCAAGTTTGGATACAACAAGCAAAAAAACACAAAGCAGATTATCACTTCTTGGAAAAGTACAGAAGATCCTGCAACGGGTCCCTTTTCTTTAGAGGTTGACCAAGATGAGAAACAGTATGTGATCAAATGGAATAGAAGTGTAGAGTATTGGGCAAGTGGATCTTGGAATGGTAGAATCTTTAGCTCTTTACCCGAAATGAGATTGAATTATATCTATAACTTCAGCTACGTTGACAATGAAAACGAGAGTTATTTTACATATTCTTTATATAATCCATCATATATTTCAAGATTGATTATGGATGTCTCTGGGCAGATTCAACAGCAGACATACTTGGAAAGTCTCGACCAATGGAATCTGTTTTGGACTCAACCTAGATCACAGTGTCAGGTGTATGCTTTTTGTGGACCTTTTGGGACTTGTAGTCAAACCGAATTACCTTTTTGTAGTTGTTTGACTGCTTTTGTGCCTAAATCACTGAATGATTGGAATCTGAGTGATTTCTCTGGTGGGTGTGTGAGAAGAACGGAATTCGATTGTGGAATTAAGGAAGAAAAACCTGGGTTTATTCAAGGTTATGTCCCAGTCAATTATCTTTCCACATTTCTTGAAACTGAAACTCCGGAATCGGAAATGGGTGAGTCAGCATGCAGAAGATCTTGCTTGGAGGACTGCAGTTGTGATGCGTATAGTTTTATCTTGAAAATATGTCGACTTTGGAACAGTGAAAATCTGAATAATGTATCACTTCTATTTGTTTCTGATGATGTTAATAGTAGGACATTTCCAGTCAACATTAAAGTTTCTTCATCAGATCTTCCGAACAGTAGTACAAAAATCAAGACCAAAGTGCTAGTAGTAG GAATCGTTTCAGGGTTTTGTGGTCTTGTGTTTCTTTGCAGCATTGGCATTATATTCTACagaagattgaaaagaaaag GAAGCAGAGATAATGGGGAAAATTTTGAACGTGAGTTTCAAGAAAATGGAAGAAATGTTAGATATTTGGTAGATCCAGGGATATTGAGTGCAGAAGATAGAAAAGGAAttgatgtacctttcattgaatTCAAAACCATTTTATCTGCCACCGACTATTTTTCTCTAGCAAATAAACTTGGACAAGGGGGATTTGGGCCTGTTTACAAG GGAATACTTCCTGGATTAGGTGAAGTAGCAGTGAAAAGGTTGGCGAGCCAATCTGGACAAGGGCTCAAGGAGTTCAAAAACGAAGTGTTGTTAATTGGGAAACTTCAACATCGTAATCTTGTTAGGCTCTTAGGGTACAGCATGAAGGATCATGAAATGATACTACTCTATGAATACATGCATAATAAAAGCTTGGACCGTTTCATCTTTG ATAGGACGCTTTCTGTGTGTCTTGATTGGGATTTACGGTTTGATGTCATCATGGGGATTGCTCGAGGACTTTTGTATCTTCACCAAGATTCACGGTTGAGGATTATTCATAGAGATTTGAAAGCAAGTAATGTGTTATTAGATGAAGATATGAATCCCAAGATTTCAGACTTTGGCTTGGCAAAGATAGTTAAAGGCCAAGAAACCGAAGATAATACCACTAGAGTTGTTGGAACCTA CGGCTATATGTCTCCCGAATACGCGCTAGACGGATTTTTCTCGGTAAAATCCGATGTTTTTAGCTTTGGGGTAGTAATACTTGAGATTATAAGTGGGAAAAGAAACACGGGTTATTATCACAATCAAGAAGCCTTTAGCCTTATATCCTAT GCATGGGGTTTGTGGAAATCGAAAAGGCCATTGGAATTAGTGGATCTGGCATTAGTGGAAACATGCAATTCCATTGAAGTGTTGAGATGTATGATTGTCGGACTTTTGTGCATACAAGAAGACCCTAGAGATCGACCAACAATGGTAAATGTGGTTTTAATGTTGGGGATGGATATTGAGAGCCTCCCAGACCCAAAAGAACCAGCTTTTGTGTCAAAAAGAAGTATCGATCGGTTGCCATCGACTTCGAGTAAATCAGAGATTAATCAATTGACCGTTACTCAAGAAGAAGGCCGATAG